The Streptomyces sp. JB150 genomic interval GGCGAGCACGAAGTGCGGGGAGTTCTGCAGCAGCACGGCGACCCGGTCGCCGCGCTCCAGTCCGCGGGCGGCGAGGTGACCGGCGACCGCGTCGCTGAGTACGTCGGCCTCCCGGTAGCCGAGCCGCCCGTCGAAGTAGGCGAGGAAGGTCCGCTCGGGTGCCTCGGCGGCCGCGCGCCGCAGGGCGTGCACGAGGGAGTCCGCCGGGCCGATGGGTGCCTTCTGGTGCTCTTCGAGCAGGTCCAGCCAGGGCTTGTCGGCGTAGCCCCGGCTCACCGCGCGGCCTCCCACTTCCGCTGGAGGTGGTTCATGTTGCCCAGCCAGCGGTCGGGGTCGGTGGCGCGTGCCTGGTAGTACCCGGCGACCTCCGGGTGCGGCAGGATCAGGAAGCGGTCCTCCTCGATGCCGGCGAACAGCGCGTCCGCGACCGCCTCGGGCTCGATCGCGGTCGGCCGCAGGACGAGTTCCCCGGCGCTGCCGCTGGCGGTGAGCATGTCGGTGCGCACGCCCTGCGGGCAGATCGCGTGCACCTTCACACCCCGGTGCCGGTACGTCAGCGACAGCCACTCGGCGAAGGCGTACGCCCCGTGCTTGGTGACGCTGTACGGCGCGGCCCCGATCATGGTGAGCAGCCCGGCCGCCGACACGGTCGACACGAACCGCCCGCCGCCCCGCTCCAGCCAGCCGGGCAGCAGCGCGTGGGCCGCGCGCACGTGTGCCATGACGTTGACGTCCCAGGCGAGCGCCCACACGTCCTCCCCGGCGGCTTCCGAACCGCCCGAGGCGACACCGGCGTTGGCGCAGTAGACGTCGACGACGCCGCCCAGCGCGTCGCGCGCCTCGCCGACGACGGCGGAGGCGTCGCCCGGCACGGCGATCCCGCCGATCTCCCCGGCGACGGCCTTGGCCTTCTCGGCGTCCAGATCGTTGACGACGACCCGGGCCCCCTCGGCGGCGAACCGCCGCGCCAACGCGGCCCCGATCCCGCCACCGGCCCCGGTGACCACCACTCCCGCACCCTGCACGGCTTCCACCATCGGTCTCCTTCGACGCGACGCGACACGGCTCAGTGCCCGCGAGACGTCAGACTAACCGGTCGGTATGTCACAAGGAAGGGTGAGCGGAAGGGTGAGTGGAGAAGGGGCGCGGGGGCTGGGCCGCGGTGCGGTTCCGCCGCGTGGGCGCGAGCACCTTCCCACCGGCCCGCACCCTGGGACACTCGCTGCGGGAGCACTCCACACCCACCGGAGGTCCACGCATGAACGTGTCCAGACGCACCGTCCTGGCAAGCACCGCGGCCCTCACCGCGACCACCACGGCCACGGCCACGGCGAGCGCGGCCCCGCGCGGCCACCGCCTGCGCACCGGCTTCGAACGCCTCGTGAACGACGGGTACGGCATCCTCCGCGGCGAGCGGGTCGGCATCGTCACCAACCCCACCGGCATCACCCGCGACGCCCGTCACGTCGTGGACGTCATGCACGCCGACGACCGGGTGAACCTCACCGCCGTCTTCGGCCCGGAGCACGGCTTCCGGGGCACCGCCCAGGCCGGCGGCTCCGAGGGCCGCTACGACGACCCGGCCACCGGCCTGCCGGTCTACGACACGTACCTCAAGAGCGGCCGCGCCCTCGCCGACGTCTTCACCGCCTCCGGCGTGGACACGGTCCTCTTCGACATCCAGGACGTCGGCGCCCGCTTCTACACGTACATCTGGACGCTGTACGACTGCATGGCGGCCGCCGCCCTCGCCGGCAAGCGCGTGGTCGTCCTGGACCGCCCGAACCCGGTGACCGGCCGCTCCGCCCAGGGCCCGGTGCTGCGCAAGGAGTTCGCGACGTTCGTCGGCCGGGAGCCGATCGCGCAGGCGCACGGGATGACGGTCGGCGAGCTGGCCCGGCTGTTCCGCGGGGAGTTCCTGGCGGACGCGCCGGTGCGGCTGGACGTCGTACGGATGACGGGCTGGAGGCGGCGGGACTTCCACGACGCCTCCGGGCTGCCGTGGGTGCCGCCGAGCCCCAACA includes:
- a CDS encoding SDR family oxidoreductase, whose amino-acid sequence is MVEAVQGAGVVVTGAGGGIGAALARRFAAEGARVVVNDLDAEKAKAVAGEIGGIAVPGDASAVVGEARDALGGVVDVYCANAGVASGGSEAAGEDVWALAWDVNVMAHVRAAHALLPGWLERGGGRFVSTVSAAGLLTMIGAAPYSVTKHGAYAFAEWLSLTYRHRGVKVHAICPQGVRTDMLTASGSAGELVLRPTAIEPEAVADALFAGIEEDRFLILPHPEVAGYYQARATDPDRWLGNMNHLQRKWEAAR
- a CDS encoding DUF1343 domain-containing protein, which gives rise to MNVSRRTVLASTAALTATTTATATASAAPRGHRLRTGFERLVNDGYGILRGERVGIVTNPTGITRDARHVVDVMHADDRVNLTAVFGPEHGFRGTAQAGGSEGRYDDPATGLPVYDTYLKSGRALADVFTASGVDTVLFDIQDVGARFYTYIWTLYDCMAAAALAGKRVVVLDRPNPVTGRSAQGPVLRKEFATFVGREPIAQAHGMTVGELARLFRGEFLADAPVRLDVVRMTGWRRRDFHDASGLPWVPPSPNMPTPDTALVYAGTCLFEGTNLSEGRGTTRPFELLGAEGVDGRWAAAANALGLPGVRFREAYFAPVFSKFQGKTVGGVQVHVHDRAAFDPVRTGIGLLVTAKRVWPGFAWRPDNWIDKLTGSTRVRTLIDAGAGVDDVVADWEPELAAFRAVREEYLLY